The genomic region TGTAAAAGGCTTTGATATCGATGCTGAGACTGTGGACTATGAATGCTCATGTGGAAGCAAGGGTACAGTCCCGATGAAAGGCGGTGGAAAACTTACCTGGCGTGTTGACTGGCCTGCAAGGTGGAAGGCACTTGGAGTTACAGTTGAGCCATTCGGTAAGGACCATGCTTCAAGAGGTGGTTCATATGATACCGGTGTTGCTATTGCCAAAGAGATATTTGGTTATGAGGCACCACATCCGATAGTCTATGAATGGATTATGCTGGGTAAGAAAGGTGCAATGTCATCGTCTACAGGTGTTGTAGTTTCAATTGCAGATATGCTCAAGGTGGTGCCACCTGAAGTATTGCGTTACCTTATCATCCGTACAAAACCTGAAAAGCATATCAGGTTCGATCCTGCATTACCCCTGCTCACACTTGTGGATGAGTTTGAACGCCTGCACTCAAGCGAGAAGGCAACAGATTATGACAGGAGAATGATTGAGCTTTCACACGCAGCAGGACTTTGCCACACAGATATTCCATTCAAGCACATGACAACAATCTACCAGGTTGCTGCAGGTGACTTTGATAAGATAATGAATATCGTAAAGAGAGCAGGATACGACACCAGCAACGAGAAATGCATACGCGAACTTACTGACAATGTCGGCAACTGGCTTGAGATGTACGCTCCTGATAATGCAAAGTTCAGTGTCCAGGAAGAGCTTCCTGTAAGTACTGCACAGCTTAACGATCTCCAGAGAGCTTTCCTCAGTTCATTGTCATCCATTCTTGACAAAAGCGATGAGCTTAACGGTGAGGACTACCACAATCTTGTATACTCTGCAAAGGAAGCAGGTTCTGAACTGAATACAATGATGGCTGAGTCACTAAATGTTGATGCAGAATCACTTGAAGTAAATCCAAAGGAACTATTTAAGGCGATATATGTTTCAGTGCTGGGGCAGCCTTCAGGTCCAAAGGCAGGCTGGTTCCTTTCATCACTTGAAAAGGATTTCCTCGCAATGCGCTTTAAGGAAGCAGCAGAGTATAAGCCCTCATCCTGATTATGCCAAACAATTCTTTCCCGGGCAAAGACCTTCAGGGCAAGTCTCATTTTCTTGCCTGGGATGAAGAATACAAACATGTGACCTGGGGTGGTCCCCGGTCGATATCAATGCTGGAGGGATTAATTTCTTCCAGTTCATTAATTCTTGATCTTGGTTGCGGGAACGGCAGATTCCTTTTACCACTTTCCCGTAAATACAATGCTATCGGTACTGATGTCTCACCAACTGCGGTTAAGAGAGCCAGGGAATATCTCATAAAAAGCAATGTTGAAATTGACAAAAGAGCTGAATGCCTTGCTTCAAGTATCACTTCAATTCCATTTTCTGGGAATTCATTTGATGCAATTCTTTGTCTTGGAGTTTTGCAGCACCTGCTTGAAGGTGAAAGAAAACAGGCTATTTTTGAGATCAAAAGGGTGATGAGAAGCGGCGCTGTTTTTGTGCTGGAAGTCTTTGGAACTGAAGATATGAGGTATGGAGGCGAGTCCGTAGAAAAAGATACTTTCATCAGAAAAAACGGTATAATATATCATTATTTCACACGTGATGAACTGGTATCACTGCTCGAAGGATTTGAAATAATAGAAATGAAAGACATTGTATCAGAAAAAAAGTTTCATGGCGAACCTCAAAGGCGCCATCAAATAAGAGTAATTGCGCGTCTTTAGAATGCGATTCCCAGATAGTTCAGCGCAATAATAAGAAGTGCTCCTACTACTCCACCAATTGCACACACAAGAACAACTATCCATGTGTAAGCTATATTGAGGCCAAGTACAAGATTTGCAACAACCAGTATTACAAGACCCAAAACTGTGTTGATAACCATGCTCTTTATTGTCTTCAATACCTTCCAGAGGATAACAGCGACTATTATAGCCACTATAAGAGTTATTATTTCAACTGCCATAATCACCACTTTTATATTGTTATGATAAGTATTTAATCGTTGCTAAAAAATTAGAGTTTGTTTGCATCACTCAGAAAATTAGTCATCTCTCTTTTCAATTCATCAATTGTTTGATACTCTTTGCAGATTATCCTCTTATCACCAAGAAGCATTGCAGAAACGTTAGCTTCAGGAACATGCATGCAAAGCACTGGAATTTCTCTCTGAAGCGCGCTGCAGATCTCATAACCAACACCAATTGAAGGTGTACTTACTTCTGCTATCAGGCACTCACTTTTTTCAAGAAAATCCATGTCCCTTATGTATATTTCTTCTTCTGAAAGTAAGGACTCTGTTTTTTCAAGTTCAGGGTCAGCAACATGCCAGCTAAGAACTTCATGTCTGCTATCCTGAAGGAAACTGCACATCTCCATGTAAGTGGAAAGCATCTGCCTGCCACCCCTGATAGATGCTGAAAGGAACACTCTCATTGCACACCTCTGTGATAATGTCCTCTGGTGTGGAACTCGCTGACATCACTTCCCTGCCAGATGTGTTTTGTGTCACCTGAGTAGTAAGCATCAATATTAGCCCGGTATGCCCTTGTGACCATGCCAACGTTATAATCATCCATATTCCTTGCATCGATCCTGAGTCTGGAAAGACCTGCTTTGATAAGCTGGGGAATATCATCCAGAAGGCAGAGCTCCCTCGAATTGAAGATGTGCGTTCTGCACTGGGAATCTGTTTTGACAGGAAA from Methanolobus tindarius DSM 2278 harbors:
- the lysS gene encoding lysine--tRNA ligase; translated protein: MADITHWADVIADEVLAKGKKHLVATGITPSGHIHIGNMREVVTADVAFRALEDKDADVEFIYIADTYDPLRKVYPFLDESYAPHVGKPLSEIPCPCGKHKNYSEHFLEPFLTALEHLGIHPKVYRADELYKEGVYVEAIKQALVKKDEIAEILQKKSGKTPVDTWNPFNPICNDCGKVNTTTVKGFDIDAETVDYECSCGSKGTVPMKGGGKLTWRVDWPARWKALGVTVEPFGKDHASRGGSYDTGVAIAKEIFGYEAPHPIVYEWIMLGKKGAMSSSTGVVVSIADMLKVVPPEVLRYLIIRTKPEKHIRFDPALPLLTLVDEFERLHSSEKATDYDRRMIELSHAAGLCHTDIPFKHMTTIYQVAAGDFDKIMNIVKRAGYDTSNEKCIRELTDNVGNWLEMYAPDNAKFSVQEELPVSTAQLNDLQRAFLSSLSSILDKSDELNGEDYHNLVYSAKEAGSELNTMMAESLNVDAESLEVNPKELFKAIYVSVLGQPSGPKAGWFLSSLEKDFLAMRFKEAAEYKPSS
- a CDS encoding class I SAM-dependent methyltransferase encodes the protein MPNNSFPGKDLQGKSHFLAWDEEYKHVTWGGPRSISMLEGLISSSSLILDLGCGNGRFLLPLSRKYNAIGTDVSPTAVKRAREYLIKSNVEIDKRAECLASSITSIPFSGNSFDAILCLGVLQHLLEGERKQAIFEIKRVMRSGAVFVLEVFGTEDMRYGGESVEKDTFIRKNGIIYHYFTRDELVSLLEGFEIIEMKDIVSEKKFHGEPQRRHQIRVIARL
- a CDS encoding pro-sigmaK processing inhibitor BofA family protein, yielding MAVEIITLIVAIIVAVILWKVLKTIKSMVINTVLGLVILVVANLVLGLNIAYTWIVVLVCAIGGVVGALLIIALNYLGIAF
- a CDS encoding TIR domain-containing protein, encoding MRVFLSASIRGGRQMLSTYMEMCSFLQDSRHEVLSWHVADPELEKTESLLSEEEIYIRDMDFLEKSECLIAEVSTPSIGVGYEICSALQREIPVLCMHVPEANVSAMLLGDKRIICKEYQTIDELKREMTNFLSDANKL